The following DNA comes from SAR324 cluster bacterium.
TTGATTGATCATCTAAAAAATTATGAGCACCTTTATGAAGAAAACCAATTCTTGATGACCTGACATTGGATTTAGCCATAAATGTTGCCGTACCTCAGCACAAAGCCAATCTGTCTCGACTGTTAGCAAGGGGGCAATCTGGAGAAGTGATTGAGGTGACCTCACATCGGGAACCCATCACCCACATTGTCGGTGTCCCCGAACCAACTGGAGTACCCCTCGACTCTCTGAGGTCTTCTGGGGCGCTGAGTTGGAATGGCAAAAAGCCTGTGTTTGAGGAGCCTCTTGCCTTGACCGACACTGGCAAATCCCCCAGCAGTTTGATCTTGGAAGATCGCCGGTGATTCTGTTTTGTGACACTTCAGCGCTGATCAAATTCTATGTTCAGGAGGAGTGGAGTTCGGCAATGCAGGGAGCTGTCAACAAGGCCTCGGTGGTCGCGATTTGTCGGATTGCTTAAACAGCAGCAATGTCTACGCTGGCTCGCAGAGGAAGAGAATTTTCAGAGGAACTACCCCTGTTGGAAAGAGTTCGGGGTCACTTTCGCAAGGGCTGGGAGAGCTATGTCAAGATTGAGGTCAGCCAAGCCTTGGTGGGACAGGCTGGAGAATTTGTAGAGATTTTTGCACTGCGGGCTTACGACAGCATCTAATTGGCGGTCGCTAGCACCTTGCAAACAGAAATGCCCGGAAATGTGAGTTTCACTTGTTTTGATCAGCGTCTACAAAAAGCGGATCAAGGCTGGGTCTGTTGCCTCTTGACCTGGATCGTTTGAACCAGATTTCTTCCTGAAAAACGTTGAGCACGCTTCCTCCACAGTTCCAGATGCTACCCTAACCCAAGACGACCAAGTGGCTGAACGGCCAGATGAGGGAATTCGTCGAAAAAATCCTCCATCACTCTCAAAAAGGTGTTATCCATAAAATTTTATTTGTCAGATATTAAATTCATTTTGTCTCAAAATATGATCAAATGTGACAAAATAATTAAATAACATTGCATAAAATCCTTGTGATTAGGCAGATAAATGAGTAAATAGGCATATATATTTCAAGATTGTCAGCAAAACATAGGGATTTAGCCAAGCCATGGAAGGCGCAGCAGCTAATGCAACCTAGTACCAGTTCAGCCAAAAAAACCAAATGTACCAACGGCCACTCTCCTCCTTCCTCCTGCTCTTCTGCCTGAGCCTGGCTCTGCTGGGCTGTGATGTGATTCCTGAAGAAGGCACGA
Coding sequences within:
- a CDS encoding type II toxin-antitoxin system prevent-host-death family antitoxin, producing the protein MDLAINVAVPQHKANLSRLLARGQSGEVIEVTSHREPITHIVGVPEPTGVPLDSLRSSGALSWNGKKPVFEEPLALTDTGKSPSSLILEDRR